The following are encoded in a window of Candidatus Nomurabacteria bacterium genomic DNA:
- the rodA gene encoding rod shape-determining protein RodA has protein sequence MVKRPGRNFLKGRIDWLLLVATVLLLGAGMVTMISFSDSTVTGSSGSYFFERQLLWFIVSLAVFFAFSFVDWRFLRRSGVLVTLFFLSCFSLLLLIVIGSTFRGAQSWFSLGGVSLQPADFIKLVLILLLAKYFSRRHIEIAHLRHIIVSGIYTLIPFLLVLIQPDFGSAIVFFLIWLGLVIFAGISKKHLFAVFAAGVIASIFLWTSVFAPYQKQRILTFIHPLSDIRGTGYSSFQSTIAVGSGQIFGKGVGYGTQSRLKFLPEYETDFIFAAFAEEWGFIGVLLFFSLFGIVIWRILKIAMLGETNFETLFGIGLSIFFMSHFVINVGMNLGLLPVTGLTLPFVSYGGSHLLAEFAGLGILMGMRAYSRSYHRDDMRNEFLGPV, from the coding sequence ATGGTAAAGCGACCAGGCCGTAACTTTCTCAAGGGACGAATTGATTGGTTGCTTCTCGTGGCCACCGTACTTCTGCTTGGGGCGGGGATGGTAACGATGATTTCTTTCTCCGATTCTACTGTGACCGGATCCAGTGGAAGCTATTTTTTCGAACGGCAGTTACTTTGGTTTATCGTTTCTCTTGCTGTTTTTTTTGCTTTTAGTTTTGTTGATTGGCGTTTCTTGCGTCGGTCGGGCGTGCTGGTCACTCTCTTTTTCCTTAGTTGCTTTTCCCTCCTTCTGCTCATTGTGATTGGTAGTACTTTCCGGGGTGCACAGAGCTGGTTTAGTTTGGGTGGGGTTTCACTTCAGCCGGCAGATTTCATCAAACTCGTTCTCATTCTTCTTCTCGCAAAATATTTTTCTCGTCGCCATATTGAAATTGCTCATCTTCGCCACATTATTGTCTCCGGGATTTATACCCTGATTCCTTTTCTGCTGGTTTTGATTCAACCGGACTTCGGTTCGGCGATTGTCTTTTTCCTTATCTGGCTTGGCTTGGTTATCTTTGCCGGGATCTCAAAGAAGCATCTATTCGCTGTTTTCGCGGCGGGGGTTATTGCTTCCATTTTTCTCTGGACTTCCGTTTTCGCACCATATCAGAAACAGAGAATTCTTACCTTCATCCACCCCCTTTCTGATATTCGGGGTACGGGCTATAGTTCTTTCCAGTCAACGATTGCTGTCGGCTCTGGTCAGATTTTTGGTAAGGGTGTGGGTTACGGTACCCAGTCGCGACTTAAATTTTTACCAGAATACGAAACTGATTTCATCTTCGCTGCTTTTGCTGAAGAGTGGGGATTCATTGGTGTCTTGTTGTTCTTCTCGTTATTCGGCATTGTCATCTGGCGGATTTTGAAAATCGCCATGTTGGGCGAGACAAACTTTGAAACTCTTTTTGGCATCGGACTTTCCATTTTCTTCATGAGTCACTTTGTCATTAATGTGGGAATGAATCTCGGTCTTTTGCCAGTTACTGGTCTCACTCTACCCTTCGTCTCTTACGGTGGGTCGCATCTCTTGGCTGAATTCGCCGGTCTCGGTATCTTAATGGGAATGCGAGCCTACAGTCGCTCCTATCATCGTGACGATATGCGCAATGAATTCTTGGGACCGGTTTAA